The sequence AACGGTCCGCCGGTTGCCAAACATTGAGAGCGTCTCAGGGAACCCGACCAGTTTCAGCTGCTCGGCAGCCGAGCTGTAGCGCTCCATCGACCGCCCGAGCAGGACCGGTTTTCTGCCGATCTCGTGAGCGCACTCGGCGATGGTCTTGACACGGGAGATGTGCGACGAGAACGTCGAGACAAATATAGCGCTCTTGTCGTCCTCGTAACTCGTGATGGTGTCCCTGACCAAGTCCCGCGCGATCTTCTCGCTCGGGCAGCGCCCCTTCTCGCTGATGTTTGTGCTCTCGACGATCAGGGCAAGCACGCCCTCCTTCCCGAGCTGCCTCAACCGGGCGAAGTCCGGCGGCTCCCCGAGCACCGGCGTCCGGTCCAGTTTGAAGTCATTTGCGTAGACGATCGCGCCCCTTGGTGTGTGCAGGACCGGGAAGACGGTATCGATGATGGAGTGCTGGCTCCGTACGAACTCGAGCGTGAGGTGCGGGGAGATGGTGTAGCGCTGCCCTGCTTTCAGGGCGAAGAGTTTATTGTTCACCCCGAACTTCTGTTCACCTGCGATCTGTTGCCTGATCAGTTCCGATGTGTAGGGCGTGCTGATGATCGGGGCATTATAGCGGTGCGCCAGTTTTGGTATCGCACCGATATGGTCCAGGTGCCCGTGCGAACAGACGATCGCCTTGACACTTCCTTCAATCGAATTCATGATCGTGTCATCGGGGATGGCTTTCATCTCGATCAGGTCCAGGGAATGCATGCTCTCAATGTCAGCATCCTCATGGATCATCACCTGATCAAGACGCAGGCCCATATCAAAGATGACAATCTCTTTTCCGCAGCGGACGGCAGTCATATTTCTGCCGACTTCGTTATATCCGCCCACTGCTATAATCTCAATATCCATGTAGCCTCCTTGTAGGGATTTTTCTGATTAGTTGATCGT is a genomic window of Methanoculleus bourgensis MS2 containing:
- a CDS encoding RNase J family beta-CASP ribonuclease: MDIEIIAVGGYNEVGRNMTAVRCGKEIVIFDMGLRLDQVMIHEDADIESMHSLDLIEMKAIPDDTIMNSIEGSVKAIVCSHGHLDHIGAIPKLAHRYNAPIISTPYTSELIRQQIAGEQKFGVNNKLFALKAGQRYTISPHLTLEFVRSQHSIIDTVFPVLHTPRGAIVYANDFKLDRTPVLGEPPDFARLRQLGKEGVLALIVESTNISEKGRCPSEKIARDLVRDTITSYEDDKSAIFVSTFSSHISRVKTIAECAHEIGRKPVLLGRSMERYSSAAEQLKLVGFPETLSMFGNRRTVDRTLRRIMKTGKDKFLPIVTGHQGESGAILTRIVMGDTPYKLEKGDKILFSAKVIPNPMNYGQRYLVEARARMAGVRIFDELHVSGHAYREDHYEFLHLLNPQHLIPAHGDIDMTGGYAKFAEEIGYTLGDDLHVLRNGQKVLIK